The genomic stretch gcacttttgaaccgtcatttaacaattatattaaagctACACGCGACAGTTATCCAAGGGTTGAGGTAACATTATTAACAAGATTTGCTTGATAGTATTTCTGAGCTTTCTCAATAAAAAGCTTTAAGACAAGAATATGAGGAAAATATCCGGCTCGCAGAGGTCCAACTTGGAATAATaggaaaatattcaaatgtgtgatatattactgtatatacaattatatttgagctttataaatatataccgataaatataattgtaaaaaaaagtattaattaatttatttattacaatcaatTTAAGTAATGTATtcgtttaaaacatttatagataaatatagaatacattaataaaaaaaaattacctttatttatttaatattcgaggtttttaaattatttttttattttaacttagcCATAAATTCCGACTAGAGACAAGGGGTCAACTTTATGgcaaaactagctgtgcccgcgactttgtacgcgattgaatttaacaaaaagaaagtattgtagcctaagttactccttattataatcagttatctgccagtgaaagtcccgtcaaaattggaaGAACCaggcgttccagagattagccggaacaaacagacttacggacaaaaattgtaaaaaatgttattatggtatatgtaccgtgtaatcGAGTTTTaccaaatgtatatgtatgtaacgtaTACATTTggtaaaaagcgattattttataattacaagcagacactccagttttataatatttattaaaaatgtatttatagataCTAGTTATCGATGTATATCGATAGATTATAGTTACTatatctctggaatggctggatcgattttgatgggaaCTATCACTAGCTTATTCTACAACAATAACTAATGCACAAAGTCGAgggtacagctagtatatataaatcttctatatgtttatatgtaactGAAATCCACTTAAATGgactaattttgaaattaacacAATAAAACAAGACAAAACAgggaataaattatactttattatacatcAAATTAAACATTCACCATAGACAATCTATAACAAAACGGCAACCATCGAACGGAACCCATAAACAACGCCTGTTTAgcgaataattttcaaaatattacttaaacataaatattcaaacaCGTGTAACACTGATCACGTCCTAACCAAAACTGACTAAAACATAATTtgactaataatatattaaccgTTAATACAAAAGGTCGTATGTACATAAATGAAACAAGcgaaaaaatatactaaaacaatatacataaaacttgttATCAAATAATGCATCACGGgttgtagaatatattatataagcatagcacgacacaacttagatgtagcatcggcaaattcaataaaaccgatcattgccgattcacacaaccaatagaaacagctccctatcgcgccactcgacgctattcgtcgctatagattctcgcgtcagttcgacccgagacagcgagtgcgtgtaaatcgacgtgacaaattgacgaatatattaggtcatatgatattacgagttgttacgtttgtgtaaagatcatattcgcatgagaaataaatattgataatttgggatggcgtacttaattcggatgtgatcggttttacgaattttgccgatgatacatcaaagttgtgtcgtactatattttaattcttatattttgcCTTGCATTACTATTTAGAAGGGGGTACTACCCTCTTTATCCTACTACGTCCCAATTTCATCAACCATTATAGTAAAACAacccacagataaaaaataaaactgtacaCTTACAACCTTTTGTATTAACTGGCAATACGGTTACAAATTCTCATAACATTTGAAAAAGGACTTAACACACTATTGATTTAGTATTGAGACTACTATTCTGTTACTAGTAATCGTATTTTCAAGTGATAATGGAAAACTACGGTGACTTGCTATTCGGATCCCATAAATTTTGCTATTATTACAGATAACAaaaattttggtaaaaaaaatggttatttttgaCGCAAAAGAGTTTGGTAACCTATTAACCTGCCTTCGCTAAGTCCAATTTCTGcctataacatattattatataaacattttaaataaatacatgttacATGGTCATTATAATGGAATATGATGAAAAGTAGCTCATAGAGGTGAGGGGAGGTTGATTGTATACAGTACTGCAGATCAGGTCTTATATAAGGGGGCGTTCAAGTATTACATACCGGGATTTGGGGGGGGGTATCTTAAAACAATTTACCTaacattgtttcttttttaatcaaaattaggGAATCAAAACTCCCAAACTTCCCTTTTCattatcatttacattttacagGGATCCCCTCTCTCTCTCTTgtttaatatagtattataacCGCAAAGTCATAGTATAAACTATACCAACGTTACGTTTAgagaaaggggggggggggttataTAAAAACGTTACAGTGCGTTACAGGGGGAGTAATACTTGAACGTTCCGTAGGCCactaggggggggggggggtaagGAGTACTGAGTCGCAACTGAGCGCAAGTCTTTCCAAGGGTCGTAACCGAGAAACAAATGCATATAAGGAAACAGAAGGCGGCCGGGGGCGGAGCGCCTACCGCTGGTACTGCTGCAGCTTCTCGCAGGACGGCATGCGCAGGCGCTGCGCGTCGGCCGAGTGGCGCGAGTCGCCGAAGTTGCGCGCCTTCCACGCCACGCTGTCGCGGTAGTTGCGCTCGCGCTGGCACGCGTGCTTCAGCCCcactgcgcacgcgcacgccgCGCGATAGTATTAGTATACACACGCacgaaataaaacatatttttataaaaaatctaattatttttctatatgtaatcattattaGGATGGTCCATTGGTTATGGAGCATATGGGCACCTGATGGTCACcatgacccatagacaatgacgctgtaagaaatattaactattccttacatcgtcaatgtaccaaccttgggaactaagacgttatgtcccttgtgcctgtagttacactggctcactcacccttcagaccggaacacaacaagtTATCCTCCGCTAAGCTAAGAATCTCACCCAGATATTCCTCTTCGATGGCCATCTCGAGTCTTCTCAGCGAGCCCTGGTAATCTGTGTGGAAGTTCTCCTTCACGTAGTACGGCACCTGGAACGTGGGACACACTCGAATCAGCTCAGGGGTACCAGGCCTTCAACCCACGAGTGGTAACACCATAGTTATGAAAGTCCATTTCAACGATTGGAGGAGTGCaatgggctatttgacaatgcgaaaaataaattatgaattgttgtaatcagtgtatattatgcgtttaaaaatggttatttactgacgaaacttgaaaataatacttaatttattcaaaaatccataaataaaaatgcattttttcaaacgtttgtcacgtgacacaaaacgctcctgattggccgggcttatgatgaagtcactttcttgtaaactttgctcaTCTACTATATCtagcacagattaaaatacagcaaagtgacgtcaccaaccgcattgcagcgccatattgtctaagtagcgtttttgcgcggtatctaaatatggaatttttaatatgctatttttcgacaaatatttactagtaataaaaaacacaacttttactgggttccttaatttctattaaataatataaaacggattttaaaaaccagtcaaatagcctatttaataaaaagtgttGACCTtgattgagtcgagatggcccagtggttagaatgcgtgcatcttaaccgatggttgcgggttcaaacccaggcaagcacctttgtttcatgtgcttaatttgtctttataattcatctcttactcagcagtgaaggaaaacatcgtgaggaaacctgcatgtgacaaatttcatagaaattctgccacatttgcattccaccaacccgcattggaacagcgtagtggaatatattgcaaaccttctcctcaaagggagaggaggcctttagcctagcagtgggaatttacaggctgttgttgttggccTTGAAACAACGATAGCATCAATTGAAACGCCATAAGATTTATTCTGTGTGTGAGGTATTTGTCTTCGGACAGATTGAGACGATATAAGCTTAGGGCTGTTGATGATACCCTAAGAATACCTCCATGGTCTTGGAGGCCATCGTCAAGGCGTCATGGaagcttacaacaacaacaacagcctgtaaatttccactgttgggctaaaggcctccccttcctttaaggagaaggtttggaacatattccaccacgctgttccaatgcgggttggtggaatacacatgtggcagaatttctatgaaatttgtcacatgcaggtttcctcacgatgttttccttcgccgctgagcaggagatgaattatgacaaactaagcacatgaatcagcggtgcttgcctgggtttgaacccgtaatcatcggttaagatgcacgcgttctaaccactgggccatctcgactcggccATGGAAGCATACGCAAGCGATTCCGTGTCACCCACCCCCACCGAAGTGAAAGAGAGGGTAGTTTTTATAGGCTATTCTGGTGTATTCGGCATTTTAAACTaccgtttgtaaaaaatacattggtaaaaaaaggcgtattattcgatacaagattttatagatgataaaagagcgtggagttaatacctgttgacttccacgcaggatacattacctacatatataattgtatttaactaacatgactgtatttttaaacgttgaaaaagggtaactactgaatttcttgccgattcttctcggtagagtctactttccgaaccggcggtagtttcacttaattgtaaaatgacgattcaaaagtgcttgttaaagcctacttgaataaagttcattttgatttagtttGATCCAGAGTACCACCACACACCCCCATACCCCCTCCACTTCCACGTGGAGGTACGAAGGGTGAGTAATGTGTGTTTCCTTGCAAACAGGATGTCAGGAGACATCGGCAAGAAGTATAAAGAAACTCTACGGAGCTACACTTGCTCTTATCAGATATTAGTGAGGAGGTACCGGACTTTGCACGCTTATATACGCTTGTTTTTCGTTTAGTAAATATATGACGACTTCTGTGACGTAGCTAGATGAGGAAGGGCCTCGGTGCATGGAagaagaatcgggccctcaccctcTCTTTCAccaataattaccctttaaaaattgtagatatcaaataagaaatcttgtacgcagggtcgtgattttcaaGCTTTAGAAGTtcaaggtttagtttagagggccccctgaactccggggccctggcaCACTACACCACCTGGCCTTAGGATAGTTACGTCACTGCCTCCGTGGTCAATACTGTATGCACGGGTCTTCATGTGATgcaaaagttcattagttttctatgttgtcttgggtctgggtgtttgtggtgccgttgcttctgatcttccataacacaagtgcgttagctactcacattgggatcagagtaatgtacgtgatgttttTGTTGGAATGGtgtatcaaaacaataaaatgtttgtatttgaaTACAAGTAACGCCATCTCTTGTATTATGTAAGAACTATACCCCTAACGTATATTATTaaccttttgtttttattttatctgtggtacAGTGACGAGggcaatttcttttttttaaaatagagttGTTCCGTTAGCGATCTTCACGtgttttattacaaagtaacagcctgtaaatttcccactgctgggctaatggcctcctctctcatttaggagagggcttggaacatattccaccacgctgttcctatgcgggttagtggaatgcacatgtgtcagaatttcaatgaaattagacacatgcaggcatgcatgaacacgagatgaattataaacacaaattaagcacatatatatagcggtgcttgcctgggtttgaacccgaaatcatcggttgagatgcacgagttctaaccactgggccatctcagttatCATGATATGTTTCATTACAATAGCTTTCAAATATACTTTGAggtttaaatgttgaatgtttgttgacgtttgtgtttagtccattttgttcttttctatgtaaatatattaaatgcaataaaattaagttgtaaatagtcCAATTGAGTgtgatatttaagtatattatatagtttagagtactaacaattatttttactgtaccTTTTCATTaacccttaatgtttgtgttgttctaggttaaggattaacaaggaaattactacgactatgctagtcttcaaaatttaattgagtttgtttcctcaactgtaccaatcaatctctttcgtgtcttctccatcctacgtgacattgccctgtcggcacaactaaaagccattaaaccaagaattgaattgaattaccTTGAGGTTGACAGTCTCCCTGGGCACGGGGTACTTGGGGCTCGGGCTGAGGCTGTAGACGGGCTCGCTGATGAAGAAGCCGGACATCATGGAGAGCAGCACGAGCACGAGCACGGGCAGCAGCTGCACGACGCCGGCGTGGCTGTCGCGCGGCTCGGGctcgcgcgcgcgccgccgcgcgtACACCGTGGGGCCGCCGCCCGGGAACGCTGGGGGGGGGCAAAGACATACCATGAGTTTGGAGCTACCCCATCATCACATGTCCTTAACTATGTGGGGGGGGGTACCTCGTTCATAGAACATATCCTCAACTATGTTATGAATAGGAATAGGGGGGGATAAGATATACAGTGAGTTTGGAGCTACCCCATCATCACATGTCCTTAACTATGTGGGGGGGGGGGTACCTCGTTCATAGAACATATCCTCAACTATGTTATGAATAGGAATAGGGGGGGATAATATACAGTACAGTGAGTTTGGAGCGTGCCCCATCATCACATGTCCTTAACTATGTTATAAATAGGAATAGGGGGGGATAATATACAGTGAGTTTGGAGCGTGCCCCATCATACTGCTTCTGCAGATGCCTCATTAATAGAACATATCCTTAACTATGTTATAAATAGGAATATACCACTATTTTCTACttctttaaatcaattttaggGTATGTTATCCGTTTCTTtactaaaattccgcagaattttgtcgttttataaattttattagtttttttaaaataaattggtaatGAAGACATACTGTTCagaacaagattatatagatgataaaaaagcgttgagataatacttgttgacttccaggcaggataacttactatacatatttgaaattgtattcTAACCAGCATGactgcatttttaaatgttgtaaaagagtaactactgattttcttggcggttcttctcggtagaatctactttccgaaccggtggtagcttcacttatttattaaacgacgattcaaaagtgctcgtaaaagcctacttgaataaagtacatttcgattttgattttttgatctTACAACCTGAGGAACTGTGCTCTGCAGTCCCAAGATTGGATTGAGAGCAGCTAGAAACAGCAAAGTGATCACccagttaaatttatattggaACATCACCATTAATTGACATCAGCACCATTTCATCGACAGTGGTGGGGTCCACATCTTAAGGTAAGCTCAGAAGACTCGatatatattgacgacctccgtggtcgagtggtgtgtacgccactctgaggtcccgggttcgattcccgaccgagtcgatgtagattaccatttgttttctatgttgtcttgggtctgggtgtttatggtgcCGTCagtacttctgatttccataacacaagtgcttcagctacttacattgggatcagagtaatatatgtgatgttgtctcatatttataaaaaaaaaagaaaaaaaatatattgacaaatatgttgacacgatacactatgaatgttatgtacacttgtaatcgatgtacatatGAGAagctgtttttctttttttggatgttgtgtaagccatcaattaatatgtatattgttagaaAAGAATGTAGTTGTTAGAAAAAAAGCCTCACCAGCGGCCCCGAAGAACATGTTGAACAGTTCCTCAGCGGTGAGGTCCGACTCGAAACCCCTCGCGTAGTACTGGTGGTGGGTGTGGGTCGCATGGGACGGCTCCTCGCCGCGAAGATCGTACTGTTTCCTCTTCTCCGGGTCTGTGAGGATGGCTGCCGCATTGCCTATTGCCTGTTTGAATTAACAACATATTCACATATATCCAAAAGTAAATAAACGCTTACGTTTTCGTATCGACTGTACCTAATTTGATttgtttggcggacgagcatatggaccacctgataagcggtcaccatcacccatagacgatgacgctgaaagaaatattaactattccttacatcgtcaatgcgccaccaaccttgggaattaagatgctatgtcccttgtgcctgtagacactggctcactcaccctacaaaccggaacacagcaatactgcgtactgttatttattttctgttatCTATTTTCTTAATACCTAAAATCAACGAACCTACCCCCCCCCCTCTAACACCCACgtgaataaactatattatctatattaaaattataaatgtgaaagtaactctgtctgtctgtcgctctttcacgaccaaaccgctgaaccgaatttgataaatagTCCAGTCATTTAAgacaattaattcattataattccaaaagttttcaaatttttatgtaaGGTCGGGAATGGtattaaaacaaactataaaattttGCAACCTGTTCTGCGGTCCGGAACATtgttaaaaatgcaataaatgataatttgctCTGTTCTTGAGACCAAAATTCCAAAAGTTCTGCAAAGTTGGAGtggtgttaaatatattattttacatcacGTGTCAAATTTGCGACCAATTTAAGTGTAcggaacatttttttctttttaaaaatgaatgttttctttattaagCTGAAGGAAAACGTTCCAAAAGTTCTGAAAATTTGACAGATGTATCGGAAAAATATACCGAACGATTGTCTAAATTTGCAACCTTTTATGTTGACCggaacatgtttatttataattctttttaattcgTGGTCATTTTTTCGAGTAAGGTGGTCTCggaataattacaaaagttttgaAACTTGGTTGCAAACTTCAAAAACATCTATTCTGATGCATTTACAAATTTGCAACCTCATACGCGATCCGGAACTTTATGCAATttgcaaaaatgtattttttttattttttcacctTCAAGAAAATTTCAAAAGTTCTGCAAATCGAGGGGACTGTTTAATTTTGGGATTAATGTCAGTATTTGAATTTGCAACCATATCCGGAATTCggaagtattttttaatcacatacacgcaaaatattatttccgtACACATCGCTGTTATATATTCAGGGCCTAACTATTGTGCTATATGAGGCATTTAGTATTTTTCAGCATGCTTCATCAACAAATTTTTCTACTATTCAATTTTTCATTATCTTTTTAAGGTACTATGGATCCCCCTAGTTCATTTTTCTATTGATGTAAATTCGTCTctcaaataaatcaatactaTACCATTCACATGCTAATCATTGAAATTGTTTGTAACAAAATTTGTTTCTAGCAGATGTTAATATAGTACTATTTTTACATGACAGGTGATTATGCCAAAAATAAATTCCGTTGGGCTTATTTAAACCGGACGTAGGATTTTAGCGGTACgtattttttgattaataaaacgaATTGAACCTACGCATTGTCGTTCATTAATGTTTACTTACCTTTCTTACGAATATTTGATATCCTCATACTTTTTTTCTATACTTTTGAAGTTGCGGATCTCATGTGGGGttgcaaattttaatatatgacaTGCACCTCAAAGAAACAATCATTGGCTCGATTTGAATTTTTGCAATTTTCTCGAAAATGAAAAATGCCATAGAGTTAAATCACACAAGATTCGGGATTGCGTGAGAGGTTGCAAAAATTAATACTAACATTAATCCCAAAATTAAACAGTCCCCTCGATTtgcaaaacttttaaaattttcttgaaggtaaaaaaataaaaaaaaatacatttttgcaaATTGCTTAAAGTTCCGGATCGCGTATGAGGTTGCAAATTTGTTAATGCATCAGAATAGATGTTTTCGAAGTTTGCAACCAAGTTtcaaaacttttgtaattattccGAGACCACTTTACTCGAAAAAATGACCAcgaattaaaaagaattataaataaacatgttccGGTCAACGAAAAAGGTTGCAAATTTATACAACCGTTCGGTATATTTTTCCGACATATGTGTCAAGTTTGCAGAACTTTTGGAACGtttttattcagtttaattaaaaaaaaacattaattttcaataacaaaaaatgttccGTACACTTAGATTGGTTGCAAATTTAATACgtgatatgaaatattatatcgaAAACTTCCCTAAGTTTGCAGAACTTTTGGAATTTTTTTCACGTCCATACagccaaaattaatttaattgcaattttaacAATGTTCCGGACTGCGGACAAGGTTGCAAAATGAGATTTATTGTCGTCCCAATGTACCATTCACTTGGCCGAAGTTTGAAAACTTTTGgaattatagttaaattttcGATTTTGAATGTCTATAATGACTggactaaaaagaaaaaacaacagaaagaaggacacaggctacttttttgcctgacacatgacaaccaacagtgtttttatatctatttcttTTATACAATACCGCGCAAACACACGCGCTCTTTCCATATCTGTACAAATCTGTCAGACAAATCTCGTCAGACGATCAACAATCACTACCAAACTACAGACTCAGGATCACTACTTTAGTATTTACTGTCAGAAAAATCCAATTACGTACTTTATTGTTCCGACTTGAGGTTTGAAACCGGAACCTCGGATTTACAATCTTTCAAGACACCTAACCTTGTGGAAAACAATCGCCTTGaaagcggtttttttttgcTACAAATATATGACTTGTTTGTGTTTAGTCAGAAGGTTATATAGGTATTTTTTCgttagtgaaaaataaattacgagATATGACAAGAGTCGATatggccgcgtggttagaacgcgtgcatcttaaccgatgattgcggtctaaacccaggcaagcaccgctgattcatgtgcttcatttgactttttaattcatctcgtgctcagcggtgaaggaaaacatcgtgaggaaacctgcatgtgacaaatttcatagaaattctgccacatgtgtattccaccaacccgcattggaacagcgtggtagaacatgttccaaaccttctcctcaaaaggagaggaggcctttagcccagcagtgggaatttgcaggctgttgttgttgttgttgtatgataaAAGTTCATATGTAGTAATacgaatataattaaacaaactaaTTTTGAGTAATAAAAGCACATTATTGTTTTGCTATATAAAAGGTCGTAACTTTTTTACgttgaatatttcaaaaatcaaaatcaaaataaactttattcaggtggtcttttacaagcacttttgaatcgtcattttacaattaagtgaagctaccaacggttctgaaagtagattataccgagaagaatcggcaagaaactgagtagatactctttttcaaaaattaaaagagacagtcatagttaaatacaattatatatgtataatgtatcctgcctggaagtcaacagttacGTTAAAAGCTGtaaatatttgatgtttttgGGAAAACAATGAATTACCAATACTAGAATTAAAACTCCAGAAAAGTTATTCATCAACGTGTTAGGCAAATTGAAATGACAGTTATTGCCGTTCTGACGTCACAATATGGCGGCTCGTGTTCTA from Vanessa cardui chromosome 28, ilVanCard2.1, whole genome shotgun sequence encodes the following:
- the LOC124541662 gene encoding dnaJ homolog subfamily B member 12, with the protein product MTIEGNKDEADRCIEIAQNAFSAGNAEKAERFLLKAERLYPTARAKELLARVRAAGSTGNVPKRTPPSSPSAEDIRRRKTPTHQAPQREYTSEQQEAVRRVKTKCKDYYEVLGVTKEATDSDIKKAYKKLALQLHPDKNHAPGAAEAFKAIGNAAAILTDPEKRKQYDLRGEEPSHATHTHHQYYARGFESDLTAEELFNMFFGAAAFPGGGPTVYARRRAREPEPRDSHAGVVQLLPVLVLVLLSMMSGFFISEPVYSLSPSPKYPVPRETVNLKVPYYVKENFHTDYQGSLRRLEMAIEEEYLVGLKHACQRERNYRDSVAWKARNFGDSRHSADAQRLRMPSCEKLQQYQR